A single region of the Glycine max cultivar Williams 82 chromosome 20, Glycine_max_v4.0, whole genome shotgun sequence genome encodes:
- the PLM gene encoding uncharacterized protein PLM: MRWPAPPANAGLGIAAMSYITVDYLRHLSPAWHSRLQPALWSLLALTAVFRVPSYRHWSAEFRSAIPFIASMLFMLAALLCEMISVRSVTAVLGLDWHLNTPPLPDTGQWLLLALNEKLPTPIVEILRARIIGLHHFLMLFMMLAFSVLFDSVKAPGLGLGARYMFTMAVGRLLRAITFASTILPSARPWCAGSRFRVPGYPHRWAQKYYVPYATDHDAISRVIKLDTAYVDIGKPVGDYQPDWGSMSFLIDFLRPTVSEGPSWYSLLKKAGGGCNDLLYSGHMLVAVLTAMAWTEAYGGFSSALVWLLVMHSAQREIRERHHYTVDCVVAIYVGILLWKMTGFIWSHEATSSNRRLTKFEKIQSRLIQASKDSDIDEVRELLKEIELSNEESKNQTGIKYSRLFRSATIVFALVIVVLAFTLTSDG, encoded by the exons ATGCGGTGGCCGGCGCCGCCGGCGAACGCCGGGCTGGGCATAGCCGCCATGTCCTATATCACCGTCGACTACCTCCGCCACCTTTCCCCGGCGTGGCACTCGCGTCTGCAACCGGCGCTGTGGTCCCTCCTCGCCCTCACCGCCGTTTTCCGCGTCCCCTCCTACCGGCACTGGTCTGCCGAGTTCCGGTCGGCGATTCCGTTCATCGCCTCCATGCTCTTCATGCTCGCCGCCCTCCTCTGCGAAATGATCTCCGTCCGCTCCGTCACCGCCGTCCTCGGCCTCGACTGGCACCT GAACACACCTCCTCTTCCAGATACGGGGCAATGGTTGCTCTTGGCGTTAAATGAGAAACTTCCTACTCCAATTGTTGAGATACTAAGAGCTCGAATCATTGGACTGCACCATTTCttgatgttgtttatgatgCTGGCTTTCTCTGTGCTATTTGATTCTGTTAAAGCTCCGGGCCTCGGATTAGGTGCTAGGTACATGTTTACCATGGCAGTTGGCCGCCTTCTTCGTGCCATAACTTTTGCATCTACAATTCTGCCATCTGCCCGTCCTTGGTGTGCTGGTTCCCGGTTCAGAGTTCCGGGATATCCTCATCGTTGGGCTCAGAAATATTATGTTCCCTATGCTACAGATCATGATGCTATCAGCCGGGTGATAAAGCTCGATACAGCTTACG TTGACATTGGAAAACCAGTTGGTGACTACCAGCCAGATTGGGGTTCGATGAGCTTTCTAATTGATTTTCTGCGACCCACTGTCTCCGAAGGACCTTCATGGTACAGTCTGTTAAAGAAAGCTGGAGGTGGCTGCAATGACCTCCTATACAGTGGCCACATGCTTGTTGCCGTGCTCACAGCCATGGCTTGGACG GAAGCATATGGAGGATTCAGTTCTGCTCTTGTATGGCTTCTTGTGATGCACAGTGCCCAAAGAGAAATACGAGAACGCCATCATTACACTGTAGACTGCGTTGTAGCCATCTATGTGGGGATCCTCTTATGGAAGATGACAGGTTTTATCTGGTCACATGAAGCTACATCTAGTAATAGGAGGCTGACTAAATTTGAGAAGATTCAAAGCAGACTAATCCAAGCTTCCAAAGACTCGGACATTGATGAAGTGAGGGAGCTTCTCAAAGAGATTGAGTTAAGCAATGAAGAGAGCAAGAATCAGACTGGAATTAAATATTCACGGTTGTTTCGTAGTGCCACCATTGTCTTTGCACTTGTCATTGTTGTTCTGGCTTTCACACTGACAAGTGATGGATGA